The following proteins come from a genomic window of Candidatus Francisella endociliophora:
- a CDS encoding ribose-phosphate pyrophosphokinase: MSEDLMIFSGNASKQLASEVAKELGARLGNATVDRFKDGEIQVVLNENVRGKDIFVIQSTCPPSDNLMELILLIDALKRSSAERVTAVLPYFGYARQDRRSKSARVPISAKVVANMLQAVGLDRILSVDIHAEQIQGFFDIPFDNAFATKIFLEYVRKHPELYENIKIVSPDMGGVVRARSVAKNLGVEIAVVDKRRPKPNVAEVMNIIGEVEGKHCILVDDIMDTGGTMCQAADALIKKGGAAKVSAFCVHPLLSGDAIKNIENSSIDELIVTDSIPLKSHAQACNKIKVISLAPLLAQIVEKTNGEESVSDIFRTDGLVD, encoded by the coding sequence ATGTCTGAAGATTTGATGATTTTTAGTGGTAATGCATCGAAACAACTTGCTAGTGAAGTTGCTAAAGAACTAGGTGCAAGGTTGGGAAATGCTACTGTTGATAGGTTTAAAGATGGTGAAATACAAGTCGTATTGAATGAAAATGTTCGTGGTAAGGATATTTTTGTGATTCAGTCTACTTGCCCTCCATCTGATAATTTAATGGAGCTTATACTTTTAATAGATGCCCTAAAAAGATCATCAGCGGAAAGAGTAACTGCGGTATTACCATATTTTGGTTATGCAAGACAAGATAGACGATCTAAATCTGCTAGAGTACCGATATCTGCTAAAGTAGTAGCAAATATGCTCCAAGCTGTAGGACTTGATAGAATCCTATCTGTAGATATTCATGCTGAACAAATTCAAGGTTTCTTTGATATTCCTTTTGATAATGCTTTTGCTACTAAGATTTTCTTAGAATATGTGCGTAAGCATCCAGAACTGTATGAAAATATTAAAATAGTATCTCCAGATATGGGTGGTGTTGTTAGAGCTAGATCTGTAGCTAAAAACTTAGGTGTAGAAATAGCAGTAGTTGATAAAAGAAGGCCTAAGCCAAATGTTGCAGAAGTAATGAATATTATTGGTGAAGTAGAAGGTAAACACTGTATCTTAGTTGATGATATTATGGATACTGGTGGTACTATGTGTCAGGCAGCTGACGCTTTAATTAAAAAGGGTGGGGCTGCTAAGGTTTCTGCATTTTGTGTACATCCTTTATTGTCAGGAGATGCTATCAAAAACATTGAAAACTCGTCTATTGACGAGCTTATAGTTACAGATTCAATTCCTCTTAAATCGCATGCACAAGCATGTAATAAAATTAAAGTTATTTCTCTTGCTCCATTACTAGCTCAAATTGTTGAGAAAACAAATGGTGAAGAATCTGTTAGTGATATTTTCCGTACAGATGGGTTAGTTGATTAA
- the rplY gene encoding 50S ribosomal protein L25: MANFVLKAEKRDDLGTGASRRLRRAGKIPAVIYGGDKEAVSVTIDHDKVLHATQDKAFFSSEVTVEVDGKEEKVIIKALQRHPYKVKLVHADFMRV, from the coding sequence ATGGCAAATTTTGTTTTAAAAGCAGAAAAAAGAGATGACTTAGGAACTGGTGCGAGCCGCCGTCTAAGAAGAGCTGGTAAAATCCCAGCTGTTATATACGGTGGTGATAAAGAAGCAGTTTCAGTTACTATAGATCATGATAAAGTATTACATGCTACACAGGACAAAGCATTTTTCTCTAGTGAAGTAACTGTAGAAGTTGATGGTAAAGAAGAAAAAGTTATTATCAAAGCGTTACAAAGACACCCGTATAAAGTTAAGCTAGTTCACGCTGACTTCATGAGAGTATAA
- a CDS encoding HlyC/CorC family transporter, translated as MSTYTVVIILFILICTSAFFSSSETAMMALNKYKLKHLAKKNHRSAKRSLNLVRNPEKLLVAILIGNTFANIFAGTVISSYSEDHFGDLGLLISTVVVTILVLVFGEIIPKSFAAVYPQRLAFPFSLPLKIIIVILYPFVVFLSMISKGTLKLFGIKIGSVNNESLDKEEIHTVVHESNAKLGAKNKNMLLGVLELDKVLVQEVMTHFNKIEYIDLNNSVDRILARIARLKSLNIILCESGVNNVVGVIKLKDIINLLITSKKSNITKSALKKIAQQPYFIPETVSLQTQLINFQKKSKRFAIVVDEYGDVSGAVTVEDIMEEIVGEFSDRFDMNNNIRKLGENSYLIGGSATLREINRHIGIEFESEDAKTLSGLIIEEIENLPSGPCCIKYGTTLLEITNIVDNKIVSIKLSIL; from the coding sequence ATGAGTACATACACTGTAGTTATTATTTTATTTATACTTATTTGTACTTCAGCTTTTTTCTCTAGCTCTGAAACTGCTATGATGGCTTTGAATAAATATAAATTAAAGCATCTAGCTAAAAAAAATCATCGTTCTGCAAAGAGAAGCTTAAATCTTGTTCGTAACCCAGAGAAATTGTTAGTAGCTATATTGATCGGAAATACATTTGCAAATATTTTTGCAGGTACTGTAATTTCTTCTTATTCAGAAGATCATTTTGGTGATTTGGGGTTACTTATATCAACAGTTGTTGTAACTATTCTTGTATTAGTTTTTGGTGAGATAATACCAAAGTCGTTTGCTGCGGTATATCCTCAGAGACTAGCATTTCCATTTTCTTTACCTTTAAAAATTATAATAGTAATTTTATACCCATTTGTAGTATTTCTAAGTATGATTTCAAAAGGAACTTTAAAGCTTTTTGGAATTAAAATAGGGTCAGTAAATAATGAGTCATTAGATAAAGAAGAGATTCATACTGTTGTGCATGAGTCAAATGCAAAACTTGGTGCTAAAAATAAAAATATGTTACTTGGTGTTTTAGAACTTGACAAAGTTTTAGTGCAAGAAGTAATGACTCATTTTAATAAAATTGAATATATCGATTTAAACAATTCAGTTGATAGAATTTTAGCTAGAATAGCTAGGTTAAAATCTCTGAATATTATTTTATGTGAAAGTGGTGTAAACAATGTTGTTGGTGTTATTAAATTAAAAGATATTATAAATTTGCTAATTACATCAAAAAAATCAAATATAACAAAATCAGCATTAAAAAAGATTGCACAACAACCGTATTTCATTCCAGAAACAGTATCTTTGCAAACTCAGCTTATAAATTTTCAAAAGAAAAGTAAGAGATTTGCAATTGTTGTAGATGAATATGGCGATGTAAGCGGGGCGGTTACCGTTGAAGATATTATGGAAGAAATTGTTGGAGAATTCTCCGATAGATTTGATATGAACAACAATATTCGTAAGCTTGGTGAAAACTCCTATTTAATAGGTGGTAGTGCTACTCTTAGAGAGATTAATCGACACATTGGTATAGAGTTTGAGAGTGAAGATGCGAAAACGTTGTCTGGTCTTATTATTGAAGAAATTGAAAATTTGCCTTCAGGACCCTGTTGTATCAAATATGGAACTACTCTTTTAGAAATAACGAATATCGTTGATAATAAAATTGTCTCAATTAAGTTGAGTATTCTCTAA